The Microcystis panniformis FACHB-1757 region GCTTTTTATACTCATTGCTGGGCCTGATTGATTAAAATTAGTCTCTATCCTCTCCTCATTGTAGGCTGTTGACTGCTCAAGTTCAGATTGAATCAGGCGGGGGATTACCGTCGTCTTCGGGCGGTTTTTGCCCTAGTAAAGCCTCTAGACGGGTTTGGGCAAGCTCAAAATCCGGCGCAATCCCTAAAGCTTTTTGATAACAGGCGATCGCTGCTTGGGTTTCGCCTAAATTTTCTAGGGTACTGCCGCGATTGTACCAAGCTTGATAAAAATTATCGTCCGCTTCTAGCACCTGTTGCCAACATTCTAAAGCCTCTTGCCAACGTTGCAGTCCGTATAGGGCGCTGCCTCTAGCGTTAATGACTTGGTGATCGTTGGGGGTGATTTCTAGGGCGCGATCATAACTATTTAAAGCTTCTTCGTAGTTACCGATCATGGCTAAGGCACTACCACGATTATGCCAGGCCGAGGCTAATTGGGGATCGATCGTCAAGGCCTGTTCCCAATCGGCGATCGCATTTGACCAATTGCCTAAATTTGCCTGTTCTAAGCCCTGATTAAACCAATCTTCGGCAGTTTCAGGGTTTTTACCCTCCTGGGGGGAAAATTGAGCGATGAGACTATCAATAATGCTTTCTGCGTCCTTATTTTCGATGCCCAATTGTTCGGCCATTTGGCCCGCTAGGGTAGGATCGTTTTGCAGACGGTCAAATAATTCATCGAGGGTCAGGGTTTCTAATTGGGGATTTTCTGGGTCAGCACCGTTAAAATCGCTAGTTTCACCCGAATATGAGAGATTTTCTGGGGGTTGCGGCTGGGAATAACTGCCCGGGGCCTCATCGTCGCCGGCGTATTCCCAGATTAAAGTGGCAGTTTCTTTGGTGTAGAGTTGATAACCGATCTCGTAGGAAGCTTCACCAATACGTTCAATCCCGGGGAAAGCGCGAGCTAATTCTCCCAAACGGATCATTCTGGTGGCGAGAAGTTGGTTAAGGGA contains the following coding sequences:
- a CDS encoding tetratricopeptide repeat protein, yielding MQGLLRKLWRAIENFFTRLLGGQGGKGRVQAIESVPLTDTDYEFLYMQLLDGVSHGWHEGRILRFFEKLGDRGRQKDWVEWLERFGSRLQSSASLNQLLATRMIRLGELARAFPGIERIGEASYEIGYQLYTKETATLIWEYAGDDEAPGSYSQPQPPENLSYSGETSDFNGADPENPQLETLTLDELFDRLQNDPTLAGQMAEQLGIENKDAESIIDSLIAQFSPQEGKNPETAEDWFNQGLEQANLGNWSNAIADWEQALTIDPQLASAWHNRGSALAMIGNYEEALNSYDRALEITPNDHQVINARGSALYGLQRWQEALECWQQVLEADDNFYQAWYNRGSTLENLGETQAAIACYQKALGIAPDFELAQTRLEALLGQKPPEDDGNPPPDSI